One segment of Rubripirellula amarantea DNA contains the following:
- a CDS encoding class I SAM-dependent methyltransferase, translated as MTRPVHYFYPESKFGGFTDLDGSILFFSRIQSLLTPDAEILDAGCGRGAVQDDPVAFRQNLCTLRGKVKHVLGIDVDPCGVEHPYVDEFRLIDDKRWPVESSSRDLVIADYVIEHLAEPGEFFDEVKRVLRPGGYFCFRTSNKWNYVAIGARLIPNRLHGNVVTKVQAKRKSEDTFDTYFRSNTPFKLRREMRNRGFETAIYGYEPNPQYLEFSKVAYWLGTLHQKFAPRMLKASIFGFCRLNEEA; from the coding sequence ATGACCAGGCCCGTTCATTACTTCTATCCCGAATCTAAGTTCGGTGGATTCACAGATCTCGACGGTAGCATTCTCTTCTTCTCGCGAATTCAAAGTCTGCTGACACCTGATGCAGAAATCTTGGACGCCGGTTGTGGTCGTGGCGCGGTGCAGGATGATCCCGTCGCTTTCCGCCAGAACCTTTGCACACTTAGAGGCAAGGTCAAGCATGTGCTTGGCATTGACGTTGACCCTTGCGGCGTGGAGCATCCGTATGTCGACGAATTCCGGCTGATTGATGACAAACGCTGGCCAGTCGAGTCGTCTAGTCGCGACCTCGTCATTGCAGATTATGTGATTGAGCACCTCGCCGAACCGGGTGAGTTTTTTGATGAAGTCAAACGAGTCCTGCGCCCGGGTGGCTACTTTTGTTTTCGCACTTCCAACAAGTGGAACTACGTGGCAATCGGGGCGAGACTGATCCCTAATCGATTGCACGGAAACGTGGTGACGAAGGTTCAAGCGAAACGCAAGAGCGAAGACACCTTCGACACTTACTTTCGTAGCAACACACCTTTCAAGCTTCGCCGTGAAATGAGGAACCGCGGATTTGAAACAGCGATTTATGGTTACGAACCGAATCCTCAATACTTGGAATTTTCGAAGGTAGCGTATTGGCTAGGAACCTTGCACCAGAAATTTGCTCCGCGAATGCTCAAAGCATCCATCTTTGGATTTTGTCGTTTGAATGAAGAAGCCTAG
- a CDS encoding glycosyltransferase, with protein sequence MSTPNQQSKLNVGVLTAAVSRRAGGLYWSVRALTRGTKSFDCNVSVFSVTDQFSDEDAANWQDLNLHLSQPLGPQAFGYGRGWSKAVMEADLDVVHSHGLWMYNSVIASRWSQRGRRPTVISPRGMLDPWAAKNASTKKKVASLFFEGANMRNASCFHALADSEYQSIRQYGLNNSVAIIPNGMDLPDLSLTVSKPVWDDEVPQEKKVLLFVGRIHPKKGLSAFLQGLKELQRRQASLIDDWMVVIAGWNQGDHLSELERAVDELGLSNFVRFVGPQFDDEKVASLRRADAFFLTSFSEGLPMAVLEAWSFQLPVLMTPFCNLPEGFEADAAIEVQPESSSISAGLGTLFEMSDAQREAMGHCGRTLVDEKFSWRDAGKKMADVYRWTVSGGTPPDCVRLK encoded by the coding sequence ATGTCCACTCCGAACCAACAATCGAAATTGAATGTTGGCGTACTGACCGCCGCCGTTTCCCGCCGAGCGGGGGGGCTTTATTGGTCAGTCAGAGCGCTCACGCGAGGAACGAAGAGCTTTGATTGTAATGTCAGCGTTTTCTCTGTCACGGATCAATTTTCTGATGAGGATGCGGCGAATTGGCAAGATCTGAATTTGCATCTTTCTCAGCCATTGGGACCGCAAGCCTTCGGCTATGGCCGAGGTTGGAGCAAGGCAGTGATGGAAGCCGATTTGGATGTTGTGCATTCGCACGGACTGTGGATGTACAACTCCGTCATTGCGTCACGCTGGTCGCAGCGCGGTCGTCGGCCAACCGTGATATCACCGCGAGGAATGCTGGATCCTTGGGCTGCAAAAAACGCGAGCACCAAAAAGAAGGTCGCCTCGCTGTTCTTCGAGGGAGCCAATATGCGAAATGCAAGTTGCTTTCACGCGTTGGCCGATTCGGAATACCAATCAATCCGCCAATACGGATTGAACAATTCGGTTGCGATCATCCCCAATGGCATGGACTTGCCCGATTTGTCGCTGACTGTTTCCAAACCGGTTTGGGATGACGAAGTTCCTCAAGAAAAAAAGGTCTTGCTGTTCGTCGGAAGAATACATCCTAAGAAAGGACTCTCTGCATTCTTGCAAGGCTTGAAGGAACTGCAACGACGGCAGGCTTCATTGATCGACGACTGGATGGTGGTTATCGCCGGATGGAACCAGGGCGATCACTTGTCTGAACTCGAACGGGCCGTGGACGAACTTGGGCTATCAAACTTCGTTCGTTTTGTTGGCCCACAGTTTGATGATGAAAAGGTGGCGAGTTTGCGTCGTGCTGATGCGTTTTTTCTGACTTCTTTTAGCGAGGGACTGCCGATGGCGGTATTAGAAGCTTGGTCCTTCCAGTTGCCCGTACTGATGACACCATTCTGCAATTTACCGGAAGGGTTCGAGGCAGATGCGGCAATCGAGGTCCAACCCGAATCAAGCTCGATTTCGGCGGGCTTAGGCACGCTGTTTGAAATGTCCGACGCCCAGCGAGAGGCGATGGGACATTGCGGGCGAACGTTGGTAGACGAAAAGTTCTCTTGGCGAGATGCCGGAAAAAAGATGGCTGATGTCTATCGTTGGACGGTGTCGGGCGGGACGCCACCGGATTGCGTTCGATTGAAGTAA
- a CDS encoding FkbM family methyltransferase: MARAYFQVAGDVYPMDVVYRGKHTFTLKDWEDLTTAWVVLLGKEYRVYREDKTIVDLGANIGVFAVFAKHCSPEAKIVAVEPFPENLQRLDSTLAENNLSDTIATRGIAVSGADGEVRFDASPDIPSHSRKISENGASPSQTTQVTVPALSLKTFLDTEELEQVDFLKMDIEGAEYDAILNTDPETLKRIKRMGIEYHQHGHQSITDHLKKAGFAITYHPKSGPYGVIEYTQV, translated from the coding sequence ATGGCGCGTGCGTACTTCCAAGTGGCAGGCGATGTGTACCCGATGGACGTGGTCTATCGTGGCAAGCACACGTTCACGCTGAAAGACTGGGAGGATCTTACGACGGCATGGGTTGTATTGCTGGGCAAAGAGTACCGAGTCTATCGTGAAGACAAAACGATCGTTGACCTTGGAGCCAACATCGGAGTATTCGCAGTCTTCGCCAAACACTGCAGCCCCGAGGCAAAGATCGTCGCCGTTGAACCTTTTCCTGAGAACCTTCAACGGCTCGATAGCACGCTCGCAGAAAACAACTTGAGCGATACGATTGCTACTCGTGGCATTGCCGTTTCGGGAGCCGATGGCGAAGTGCGTTTCGATGCGAGCCCTGACATTCCCAGTCACAGCCGTAAGATTTCAGAGAATGGTGCCTCGCCTTCGCAGACAACTCAGGTGACGGTCCCCGCGTTGTCGCTAAAGACATTTCTAGATACCGAAGAACTAGAACAAGTCGATTTCCTGAAGATGGATATTGAGGGTGCTGAATACGACGCGATTCTCAACACTGATCCCGAAACACTAAAGCGAATCAAGCGAATGGGAATCGAGTATCACCAGCACGGCCATCAAAGCATTACCGACCATCTCAAGAAGGCTGGTTTCGCGATCACGTATCATCCCAAGTCGGGCCCCTACGGAGTAATTGAGTACACTCAAGTTTAG
- a CDS encoding phenylacetate--CoA ligase family protein: MTLSQLKHRLVHPKAVAFDKQLSAVDGWSKDRLADYNWQQRKALVKHCATTVPFYQRAFRDVGFEAGDLKSPDDFELLPIVEKTHLREQFDEFISSKFAGRKMPEATTGGTTGEPLRVYCDPDVAMSAISWRMLRWWGVDPTMNAGYVYRAIPKGLRKKLIDLAIWPTRRAYLSALDMTDENMRQFASALKRTRARYVIGYVGALQAFARYVAAKDIKFPDLKVIWTTSAPLPEPVRQDLFESFGCPVYTQYGSCEFYFLAAECDQQSGLHIASDVRHVEIVGSLTEPLEASTKMDQMGDIVATDLTNYAFPLLRYRLGDRGRLLNRSCPCGRPYPLMDYVRGRTSDNIQMSDGTQIPGEFWTTIFDDFVDQISAFQVYQAKDGSVTVRYETKDPARSTAATIETVRQRLEDKIQNRVKLIFSHEKVDGHTGGKTQYVFSELTGPQRLPASSNVESY; encoded by the coding sequence ATGACACTTTCTCAACTCAAGCACCGACTCGTACACCCCAAGGCGGTTGCGTTTGACAAGCAGCTTAGTGCCGTCGATGGATGGTCGAAGGATCGCTTGGCGGATTACAACTGGCAGCAGCGCAAGGCGCTCGTGAAGCATTGTGCAACCACAGTTCCGTTTTACCAACGTGCATTTCGAGACGTTGGTTTTGAAGCGGGTGATTTGAAAAGCCCCGATGATTTCGAATTGCTTCCGATTGTCGAAAAGACTCACCTGCGCGAACAGTTTGACGAGTTCATCAGTTCCAAATTCGCCGGTCGCAAGATGCCCGAAGCCACCACAGGGGGAACTACCGGTGAACCCTTGCGAGTGTACTGCGATCCCGATGTCGCAATGTCTGCTATATCTTGGCGGATGCTTCGGTGGTGGGGTGTGGATCCAACAATGAACGCCGGTTACGTCTATCGCGCGATTCCTAAAGGACTACGGAAGAAATTGATCGACCTAGCGATCTGGCCTACCCGCCGAGCGTATCTTTCGGCGTTAGACATGACCGACGAAAACATGCGTCAATTTGCGTCGGCGCTCAAGCGAACTCGTGCCAGGTACGTGATTGGGTATGTGGGGGCTCTTCAAGCATTTGCTCGCTACGTCGCTGCCAAGGACATCAAGTTCCCTGATCTAAAAGTGATCTGGACAACTTCAGCCCCACTGCCTGAACCGGTTCGACAAGATCTGTTCGAAAGCTTTGGATGCCCGGTATACACTCAATACGGTAGTTGCGAATTTTATTTCCTGGCGGCTGAGTGCGATCAACAATCAGGGTTACACATTGCTTCGGACGTTCGTCATGTCGAGATAGTTGGCTCACTCACGGAACCGCTTGAAGCCTCTACAAAAATGGATCAAATGGGCGACATTGTCGCTACCGACCTAACCAACTATGCGTTTCCTCTTTTGAGATATCGGCTGGGAGATAGAGGCCGCCTGTTGAATCGTTCATGCCCGTGCGGACGCCCTTATCCATTGATGGACTACGTCCGCGGACGTACTTCAGACAACATTCAAATGAGCGACGGAACTCAAATACCTGGCGAGTTTTGGACAACGATTTTTGATGATTTCGTAGATCAAATCTCCGCTTTCCAGGTCTACCAGGCAAAAGACGGAAGCGTCACAGTACGATACGAGACTAAGGATCCGGCGCGATCAACTGCAGCGACCATTGAGACGGTTCGTCAGCGCCTTGAGGATAAAATTCAAAATCGCGTTAAGCTAATCTTCTCGCACGAAAAAGTGGATGGCCATACGGGCGGAAAAACTCAGTATGTGTTTAGCGAACTAACAGGGCCCCAGCGTCTCCCTGCCTCAAGCAATGTGGAGTCCTACTAA